GACGCTGACCGACCAGGGCAAGCGTTTCTATGAACGCTCCAAGCGTGTGCTGGAGGAATTCAGCGAAGCCGTTAGCGATGCACGTGGCCTGACCGAGAAGCCGGCCGGCCAGTTGCGCGTCAATGCGCCGCTCGGTCTCGGACAGTTGCGTTTGAACGCGCTGGTGCTGGAGTTTCTTGCGCTTTATCCGGACATCGAAGTGGAGTTGATCCTGAACGATCGCTTTGTCGATCTGGTCGAGGATGGCGTCGATGTCGCCTTGCGCTTGGCCGGTTCATTGCCGCCGAATGTGATTGCGCGCAAGATCGCCGCCTCGCAGCGCTATCTGGTGGCAGCGCCGGCCTATCTGGAACGCTACCCGGAGATACGCAGCCCGGCCGACCTGGCCAGCCATCGCTACATCGGCTTTGCGCGCCCGGCCAATGGCGAAGTGACCGAGCTGAGCGGCCCCGGCGGTACGCTGGAGATCGTCACCCGCAGCCGTTACCAGGTGAACAGTTCACTAGCGATACGCGAGAGTTTCCTGATGGGAGCGGGCCTCGGGATATGTCCGTCGTGGCTGGTGCACGACCTGGTGGCGAGCGGACAGCTGCGGCGGGTTCTTCCCGAGTGGAGCGCGGCCGGGCAGGAAGCGTCGCTGCTGTATCCGTCACGCCGCTATCAATCCTTGCGCGCCACGTTGTTCATGCAATTCCTGGCGGAGAAAATCCCGCAACTGCCGGGTTTTACCGCGCCGTCGTTTTACGCTGAGTGACAGCTTGCTTGCTGCGCACTCCTACGCAGGCTTTTTGGTCTTCGCTGTGACTGCCTTCTTGGCCTGATTGAAGACAGGACCCCACAGCGGATGACCCTTTTCTCCCGGCGCCAGATCGAATGCAGGATCCAGTTTCAGGGCCTTTTCAAATTGCAGCCGGCATAGTTTTTTTCTGGAAGTCACGCAATAGCTGAAGGCCATGTACTTCAATGCTTCGGTCTGGAACGCCGTGTCCGCCGACCAGATCTCCTGGGCATTGGCGAGCCGCTTGATCGCGCCATTGTAATTGCCGTTGTTGTACAGGGAAATACCGTCGGTCAGCGCGGCTGGTGGTGGTGGCGGTTCCGGTGTGACTGGGGCTGCCGGCGCGGCAACGCTCGGGGTTGCATCGGCCGGCGCCGTCTTTTGTGTGGAATCCATTGTGTCGCAGCCGGCCAGCAGCAGGGCGGCGGCGATCATGGCGATATTGCCGATATGGCGGAAGTTGGTCGTCATTGTTCGGCCTTGTTGATCACTTGCTATTTATCGGGAGAAAAATCGAAGTCGATATTACTCGATTTTTTCTTCGTCACGTTGATGTCGATGGCGTGGTCCGGGAAACTCGGGTTCACCAGCTTGATCTGGTGCTTACCCTCGGGCAGGACCAGCTTCTTCAATGGCGGGCTGACACCTTTCATGCTGCCGTCGACCAGCACATTGCCCCACGGCTTGATGGTCAGCGTGACGATGCCGGTCGGATCGGGCGCTTTGGCTTCGGCCGCCTTGGCGTCTGCTGTTACTACGGCATTGTCGGTGTTGCCCTTGGCCTGCATTTCCGATAAACGATCGCGTGCCTGTCCGGCGTGTTTGCCGTTCGGGTACTTCTGGATAAAGTTGTTCACTTCCTGTGGCGTCGCATCCCGCTGTTTCAGCGTTTCCCAGGCGACAGTCTCGTCATCCAGCACTTGCTCGGCGGAGGTTGCCGCGAGCGCGGCGGCTGGCACGGGTTTGGGCGCCGTGGTTGCCGTCGATGCCGGCGGGGCGTGCGGATGAACCACGATGGCAACGGCGGTTGTTTCTGGTGCTGGCTGGAACAGGAGGTAAGCGCCAGCTAGCAACATACATGTGATGACCGCGCCTGCTCCCAGGAGCTGGGTGCGTGTCAATTTTTTTGTCATGATTGCTTGCGGCGTCGTCGCATGAGATGCCTTCCCGTCCGAAGACCTGGATTTCTCCTTGCCTTGGTCGCTGTCGACTTTTCTGCTGCGGCTGCGGGAGGAAATTGGAATGGCGATATCGCCATCCGGCATGGGCATCGGTACCGACAATTCCAGATCCAGCAACTGCCGGAACTCCTCGATCGATTGCGGCCGATCTTCCGGCTTGACCGCCAGGCCCTTGTCGATTGCCGCCAGAAATTCTTTGCTAAAGCCGGGATGGTCGCCGTTCTGCAGCAGTTCGATCGGGTCCTTGATCATGCGGGCGACCGAAGTCGGCGGCGCGCTCTTGACGATGGCGAAATAAATGACGGCAGACAGTGAGTAGATGTCGGTCCACGGTCCCTGCTTCATCATGGCATCGTCGGCATACTGCTCGATCGGTGCGTAACCGGGTTTCAGGATCACGGTCAGCGAATGGGTCATGTCGCCGATGATCTGGCGCGCCGCGCCGAAGTCGAGCAGCACCGCTTCACCGCTCTTCTGGATCATGATGTTGTCGGGCGAAATATCGCGATGCAGGATCTGCACCCGGTACATCGCGGCCAGTGCTTCCAGCATCGGCTTGAGCATGCTCTTCAGCCAGGCTTCGGTGATCTGCGCCGGCGAGTTCTGCACCACGCTTTTCAGGGTGCGGCCTTCGTAGTAACGCATCGCCATGTAGGCGGTATTGTTCTGTTCCCAGAAGCGGTACACCTTGATCAGCGCCGGATGGTCGAACTGCGCCAGCAGGCGCGCTTCCTTGATGAAGCTCTTGAGGCCGATGGTGAAGGTTTCGCGGTGGCGCTGCGAGCGCACTACCACCTTCTTGTCCGCGCCGCGCCCGGCAAAGGCGCCCGGCATGTATTCCTTGATTGCCACCATGCGGCGCAGCGAACGGTCGAAGGCGAAATAGACGATGCCAAAACCGCCTTCGCCAATGACGCCGATGATTTCAAAATCGGCCAGGCGTGTGCCTTTTGGCAAGCAGTTTTCGACAGCCGTTGCTGGTGCTTCTGTAGTTTCAATCGGCTTGACGTTTTGCATATTCAGTTTTGGGTTCGACTTGGTTAAATATTGGTGCGAATGATATTGGGCTGGTTCCTAGGGGCGCTTGCCTGATGCGGATCGGCGATAAAGACGGTAAATGCCGTGCAGTTATCGTGCTTGGTTGTCGATGCGCCGCCGTTCCTTTCAACCACTGCGTGCATCAGGTCCAGCCATTCCTGTGCTGAACCGGCCTGGCTTACAGCCAGCTCCATGTCGGTTTCGGTGATCCACTCCCAGAAGCCATCCGTGCAAAGCAGGAAAGCGTCGCCATCCAGCAGTTCAGTGGCGTTTTGCGTGACCTCGGCCGGTGCGCTGCCTTCGGCGCCGACGGCGGCGCACAGGATGCTGCGCCGAGGGTGACGCCGCAGCTGTTCTGCCGAACAATGGCCGGCATCGACGAATTGCTGGATCAGGCTGTGATCCTTGGTTGCGCTATGCAGCTTGCCGCGGCGGAACAGGTACAGGCGGGTATCGCCCATATGCCCCCACAGCGCCTGGCGATTTTTCTGGTCGATCAACAGCACCGCCACGGTGGAGCTCATGTCCTTCAGGCGCGGTATCTGCGACTGGCACCAGGTCAGCTGGTCTATTGCGTGGTCGATATAGGATTGCAATGCACGCGGACCGACAGATGCTTCATGCAGGAATTTCGCCAACACCGAATCGACCACCACGTTCGATGCAATCTCGCCGCCGTGCTGCCCGCCGACGCCGTCGCACACCACGATGCAGGCCAGGTCCTCATGCTGCGCGCAGCCCCAGGCATCCTGGTTGACCTGGCGGCCGCCGGCATGGCTCAGTTGCGCCATGCCCAGGACCACCGGTTGCGCGGTGCCGCTGCGCAGGGACGGACTGGCATTCATCGATTTGCTACCTGCGCGATGCGCTCCTGCTTGAAACAGGGCCGGTTAGGCATGCTGGGTTTCTTTCTTCAGTTTCTCGACCTTGCGTTCATAAGCCTGCAAAAAGGACTTGCCAAACAGCGCCTGGAATTCGTCGGCCGACGATTCGGCGATGATTTTCTGGAAGCGCTCGACATACGCATCCCACAGTTTGGCCTTGCGCGTGGCCGGGATCAGCGATTCCAGCAAGCCGCCCTTTTTCTGGCGTTTCTCCATGACTTCAGGATTGAAGCGTTGCATCATCTCGTTCATCGTCGCCCGCATGCCCGACACGACGCCGAACTGGTGCGCATGCAAATCCTGATAGGCGTCCTGCATGGCTTCGGTGGCGCCCATGAAGCCTGGCATTTTCTTGCGCAGCATCTGGATCAGCACGGTCTGGCTATCGGCGAAAAATTTCAGCGGATTGTTGTTCCTGACTACCACCTTGGTCACATCGGCATGCGCTTCGCGCTTGACCAATGCCCGCGATGCATTCAGATCGATCGTGCCTTGCACGGCGGTCGCCAGCAGCTTGCCGACGGTTTCCATCATTTCCGGCGTCAGACCGGGCGACAAGGCGCCAGCCGGCAAGCCCGCACCTTTCATGAACGCCAGGATCAACGCGTGGTTGTCGGCATGCACGGCCGGTTGGGCCGCTGCCGCGTTGTCTTCCTCGGGGACGGCGAGTGTTGCCGCTACGGCCGGCGCCGGTGATGTCGCCGCAGTCGGCAGACTGGTCGGCAATCCCGCGCTGGCAGTGGCGGCCAGCTCCAGGTTCAGTTGCGCCAGCGCCGCCATCCGGGTTTCGGAGACGCTCAGCAGAGGTTTGGGGCTGTTCGCCCGCCGGCTTGGGTTGGTCGATGCATGGTCTGTAGGGCTGATCATGTCCGGGTTATCTTTCATCAAGTTGAGCTGCGCTTCGGCGCGCAGCAAATAAAGTCCAATCTGGATTTCATCGCCTATCTGCAAGTCGTATTCGGATTCGGGATCGATCTCGTGGCCATTCAGCAGGATGGGATTGGCGCGGCTGAGGTTGGTAATCGTGTGGCGCAGGCCGTCGCTTTTGACTTCAGCCTGGATGCGGGAAACGAGATTGCGGGAATCGAGCAGGATGAAATAGTTTTCTTCGCTGCGGCCAAGGGTTTTTGGCTCACGACCGAAAACGGCCGACAACGGCAATTCGGGGGCTACGTTGTTGTAAGAAACAACATTAATTTTGATCATCGGATAAGCTTCCTGGAGCTGGTGTGGCATGCGCAGCGCAGATCTGCGCCGGATGGGTTGCAGCTGGACTGGGAAATCATTGCATGCTTGGCAGCAAGTTTCATGCCCAAGAAGTGCGACCAGGAATTGACCTGAGATAGACAGAAAATCATGCATTTGCAGGGCTGGCAACCTGCAAAACTGCCCTCGCTTGTCATTCGTGGTGACGTTTTCTGTCAGCGAGAGTCTGCTGACAGGCTCCAAGGGGGGAGTCGAGAATTGTAGATAAAGTTGAAATGGCCGGATAGAGTGAGTGACGCTCTATCCGGCCCAGGCTTCAGTGCTCGCGCAACATGGCCTTGATGCCACGTACCGCCTGGCGGATACGCGCTTCGTTTTCGATCAAGGCGAAGCGCACATATTCGTCGCCGTATTCGCCGAAACCGATGCCGGGCGAGACGCACACCTTGGCTTTTTCCAGCAGTTGCTTGGAAAATTCCAGCGAACCGAGATGGCGGTAAGCTTCCGGAATGCGCGCCCAGATGTACATCGACGCTTTCGGGATATCGACCATCCAGCCGGCCTCATGCAAGCCCTTGGCCAGCACGTCGCGCCGGCTCTGGTACTTGGCGCAGATATCCTTGACGCATTGTTGGTCGCCCTCCAGCGCCGCAATCGCCGCCACCTGCACCGGCGTGAAACTGCCGTAGTCGTGATAACTCTTGATGCGCGCCAGGGCGGCGACCAGTTCCTTGTTGCCGACCATGAAACCGATGCGCCAGCCGGCCATGTTGTAACTCTTCGAGAGCGTGAAGAATTCCACCGCGACATCGCGCGCGCCCGGTACCTGCATGATCGATGGCGCTTGCCAGCCGTCGAACACGATATCGGCATAGGCCAGGTCGTGCACCACCAGGATATTGTGCTCCTTGGCCAGCTTGACCACGCGCTCGAAGAATTCCAGCTCGACGCACTGTGCGGTCGGGTTGGAAGGAAAGCCCAGCACCATCATTTTCGGTTTCGGGTAGCTTTCCCGTATCGCCCGTTCCAGCTCGGCAAAGAAATCCACGCCGGACTCATTCGCACCGAGCGGATATCAGCGCCGGCGATGACGGCGCCGTAGATGTGGATCGGGTAGCTCGGATTCGGCACCAGCACGGTGTCGCCGCGATCCAGCGTCGCCAGCATCAGGTGCGCCAGCCCTTCCTTGGAGCCGATGGTGACGATCGCTTCGGTATCCGGATTGAATTCGACGTCGTAGCGCTTCTTGTACCAATGCGCAATCGCCCGCCGCAAGCGGGGAATGCCCTTGGAAGCGGAATAGCCGTGGGTATCGGGGCGTTGCGATACTTCGATCAGTTTTTCGACGATGTGCGGCGGCGTGGCGCCGTCCGGATTGCCCATCGACATATCGACAATATCTTCGCCACGGCGGCGCGCCGCCATCTTCAGTTCGGCGGTGATATTGAAAACGTAGGGAGGCAGGCGATCGATGCGCGAAAATCTGCGCGGAGTTGGGGATTCAGACATGTTTTTCTCTCACGTAAGCGCCCGGAACCGTCCGAGCGACGTTGGAACGGGAGCGCCATCGGTGCGACATGCATGGCGTTGTTCCGCAAACGATTCTAGAGAACATCCGGCGCTTATGCAATCCACTTATTTGCAAATGGTAAGATGGCTGCGCGCAAGCCGTAAGCTGAAAAGCGGCGCGCCTCATTTTCCTCTATACGCTGTCAAGGCCCGCCATCATGTCATTTTCCTCCCTGGGTCTGTCCCCCGCTATCCTGCATGCCGTCGCTGAACGTGGTTATGTGACGCCTACGCCGGTCCAGATCGCGGCGATTCCGGCCATCCTGCGCGGCGGCGATGTGCTGGCTGCTGCGCAAACCGGCTCCGGCAAAACGGCTGCGTTTGCGTTGCCGTTGCTGCAGATATTGCTCGATGCCCGCAGCGAAAAGCCACGGCGGCTACGCGTGCTGATCCTGGTGCCGACGCGCGAACTGGCGCAGCAGACTGCGGAAGCCATCGGCTTGTTGGCCCAGGCGGCGCAGCAGCCATTGAAAATCGTTGCGTTGTTTGGTGGCGTGTCGATCAATCCGCAGATGATGGATCTGCGCGGCGGCGCCGACATCGCGGTGGCGACGCCGGGCCGCCTGCTCGATCTGGTCGAGCATAATGCACTCAGCCTCGGCGGCGTGTCGACGTTGGTGCTGGACGAGGCGGATCGCTTGCTGGACATGGGATTCGCCGACGAGATCGGCCGTATCCTGGTGCAGTTGCCGAAGCAGCGCCAGAGCCTGTTTTTCTCAGCGACTTTTCCCGCCGACGTGCATGCCCTTGCCGCCAGGATGCTGCAGCAGCCGACGCGCATCGCCATTCCATCGCTGGAGCAGAACCAGCCCGCCATCGAGCAGCGCGTGATTCTGGTCGATGCCGGCCGGCGCACGCAATTGCTGCGGCATCTGCTGAAAGAAAACAATTGGGGCCGAGTGCTGGTTTTCGTTGCCACCAAATACGCGGCGGAACATATCGCGGAAAAATTGCACCGCGCCGGTATCAAGGCCAGTGCTTTCCACGGCGAATTCAGCCAGGGCGCGCGCAACGAGATACTGGCGGATTTCAAGGCCAGCAAGCTGCAGGTGCTGGTCGCCACCGATGTCGCCGCGCGCGGGATCGATATCGCGCAGCTGCCGGTAGTCCTGAACTACGACTTGCCGCGTTCGGCGGTCGATTACACGCATCGCATCGGCCGTACCGGCCGCGCCGGCAAGAGCGGCATCGCGATCAGCTTCGTCAGCGCCGACACGGAAGCACATTTCCGGTTGATAGAAAAAGACATCACCTGAAATGCGTGCGTGAGCAGATCGCCGGCTTCGAGCCGGTGGAGGTTGCCGCGCCGGCATCAACCGGAGCTGCGGATGCGTCGCCGTCCTATGGCGGTGTCAAGGGCA
This DNA window, taken from Collimonas arenae, encodes the following:
- a CDS encoding LysR family transcriptional regulator, with protein sequence MDQIKAIRGFVRAVELGSLSAVAREQHTTQPTVSKMIAALEKELGVRLLERSTTSLTLTDQGKRFYERSKRVLEEFSEAVSDARGLTEKPAGQLRVNAPLGLGQLRLNALVLEFLALYPDIEVELILNDRFVDLVEDGVDVALRLAGSLPPNVIARKIAASQRYLVAAPAYLERYPEIRSPADLASHRYIGFARPANGEVTELSGPGGTLEIVTRSRYQVNSSLAIRESFLMGAGLGICPSWLVHDLVASGQLRRVLPEWSAAGQEASLLYPSRRYQSLRATLFMQFLAEKIPQLPGFTAPSFYAE
- a CDS encoding TssQ family T6SS-associated lipoprotein; its protein translation is MTTNFRHIGNIAMIAAALLLAGCDTMDSTQKTAPADATPSVAAPAAPVTPEPPPPPAALTDGISLYNNGNYNGAIKRLANAQEIWSADTAFQTEALKYMAFSYCVTSRKKLCRLQFEKALKLDPAFDLAPGEKGHPLWGPVFNQAKKAVTAKTKKPA
- a CDS encoding serine/threonine protein kinase encodes the protein MPKGTRLADFEIIGVIGEGGFGIVYFAFDRSLRRMVAIKEYMPGAFAGRGADKKVVVRSQRHRETFTIGLKSFIKEARLLAQFDHPALIKVYRFWEQNNTAYMAMRYYEGRTLKSVVQNSPAQITEAWLKSMLKPMLEALAAMYRVQILHRDISPDNIMIQKSGEAVLLDFGAARQIIGDMTHSLTVILKPGYAPIEQYADDAMMKQGPWTDIYSLSAVIYFAIVKSAPPTSVARMIKDPIELLQNGDHPGFSKEFLAAIDKGLAVKPEDRPQSIEEFRQLLDLELSVPMPMPDGDIAIPISSRSRSRKVDSDQGKEKSRSSDGKASHATTPQAIMTKKLTRTQLLGAGAVITCMLLAGAYLLFQPAPETTAVAIVVHPHAPPASTATTAPKPVPAAALAATSAEQVLDDETVAWETLKQRDATPQEVNNFIQKYPNGKHAGQARDRLSEMQAKGNTDNAVVTADAKAAEAKAPDPTGIVTLTIKPWGNVLVDGSMKGVSPPLKKLVLPEGKHQIKLVNPSFPDHAIDINVTKKKSSNIDFDFSPDK
- a CDS encoding PP2C family protein-serine/threonine phosphatase, whose protein sequence is MNASPSLRSGTAQPVVLGMAQLSHAGGRQVNQDAWGCAQHEDLACIVVCDGVGGQHGGEIASNVVVDSVLAKFLHEASVGPRALQSYIDHAIDQLTWCQSQIPRLKDMSSTVAVLLIDQKNRQALWGHMGDTRLYLFRRGKLHSATKDHSLIQQFVDAGHCSAEQLRRHPRRSILCAAVGAEGSAPAEVTQNATELLDGDAFLLCTDGFWEWITETDMELAVSQAGSAQEWLDLMHAVVERNGGASTTKHDNCTAFTVFIADPHQASAPRNQPNIIRTNI
- the tagH gene encoding type VI secretion system-associated FHA domain protein TagH; translated protein: MIKINVVSYNNVAPELPLSAVFGREPKTLGRSEENYFILLDSRNLVSRIQAEVKSDGLRHTITNLSRANPILLNGHEIDPESEYDLQIGDEIQIGLYLLRAEAQLNLMKDNPDMISPTDHASTNPSRRANSPKPLLSVSETRMAALAQLNLELAATASAGLPTSLPTAATSPAPAVAATLAVPEEDNAAAAQPAVHADNHALILAFMKGAGLPAGALSPGLTPEMMETVGKLLATAVQGTIDLNASRALVKREAHADVTKVVVRNNNPLKFFADSQTVLIQMLRKKMPGFMGATEAMQDAYQDLHAHQFGVVSGMRATMNEMMQRFNPEVMEKRQKKGGLLESLIPATRKAKLWDAYVERFQKIIAESSADEFQALFGKSFLQAYERKVEKLKKETQHA